Below is a genomic region from Kineosporia sp. NBRC 101731.
CTACCACCCGGCCGTGGTGGCTCAGCAGGCCGCGACGGTGGGCCTGCTCAGCAACGGCCGGTTCACCCTCGGCCTGGGCTCCGGCGAGAACCTGAACGAGCACGTCATCGGGGGCGGCTGGCCGGGCGTCAACACCCGGCACGAGAAGCTCGAAGAGGCCGTCGACATCATCGGAGCACTGTTCGACGGTGGCTATGTCACCTATGCGGGAAAGCACTATCACGTCGACTCGGCCAAACTCTGGGACCTGCCCGAAGCCCGGGTGCCGATCGGTGTCGCCGTCAGCGGGGCGCAGTCGGTGGCGGCCTTCGCCCCCAAGGCCGAGGTGATGATCTCGACCGAGCCGGACCCGGAGCTCGGCCAGGGCTGGGACGCCGCGAGCGCTTCGGGTTCACCGGCCCGCAAGGTGGGTCAGTTGCCGATCTCCTGGGACGCCGACCGGGACGCCGCGGTGCAGCGGGCGCACGAGCAGTTCCGCTGGTTCGCCGGTGGCTGGAAGGTGAACGCCGAGATTCCCTCGACGGCCGGGTTCGCGGCGGCCAGCCAGTTCGTCCGTCCCGAGGACGTGGCCGGGCAGATTCCCTGCGGCACCGACATTGACGCCGTGGTGAAGGCGCTGAAGCCTTTCGCCGAGGCCGGTTTCACCGATGTCGCGCTCGTGCAGATCGGTGGGGACCAGCAGAAGTCTTTCCTGGAGGCGGCCGAGAAGGAACTGCTCCCGGCGGTGCGCGCGGTTTTCGGTCAGAAGTAGTCAGGCGGGCTCAGACATGGTCGACCGGCCCGGACCGGACCGGCCGGCCCCGTTCCACCGCATCGAGCACGACATCGCTGAGCGACTCCCGCCGGGCGTAGGCCGCCCGCTGCCGTTCCGCCCCGGTGCCACGTTCGAGCACCTGGTGCAGTGCGGTTTCGACCCGGTCCAGGTCGCCGTTACGGATCAGGGCTGGCCGCACCCGGTCGACGAGCTGTTGCACCCGGTTCGGCGCCGGAACCGGTTGTCCGGTCATCGGATCCACCAGATCACCGGTCAGCCCGTAGCGGGAGGCCCGCCAGGCCGCGCCCCGCAGCACCTCCGGCCGGGCCGACGGCCAGGGGGTGCCGGACACGGCGGAATCCACCAGCGCCCGGCACAGGGCCGCCAGCGCCACGGCGCTGTCCGGTTCCGTGCCGACGTCGGCCACCCGGATCTCGACCGTGGGGTAGCGCGCGGAGAGCCGGGCGTCGAAATAGATCATGCCCACGTCGAGGATGACCCCGGAACGGATCAGGGTGTCGACCAGTGCCTGGTACTCGTCGGGGTCGTGGAACGCCCCGGTCGGGCCGGAGATGGGCCAGCGGTCCTGGACCTGGCGCCGGTAGCTGGCGTAGCCGGTGTCCGTCCCGTGCCAGTACGGCGAATTGGCGCTGAGGGCCAGCAGGACCGAGAGCCAGGGCTGGATGCCGTTGATGACGGCGATGCCCTCCTGCGGTGATCCGATGCCGACGTGTACGTGACAACCGCAGGTCAGCACCTCGGCGGCGGTGGTGCGGTAGTCGGTGACCATGCGCCGGTACCGCTCGTCGGGGTACAGGGTCGGCTCGGCGTTCACCGGGCTGGTGCCCAGACCGGCCACGTGAACTCCGTGGTCGGCGGCGAGCCGGCCCAGCCCGTCACGGCGGGTCTCGAGATCCTCCGCGAGCT
It encodes:
- a CDS encoding TIGR03557 family F420-dependent LLM class oxidoreductase, producing the protein MNIGYTLMCEQTDPRSLVRDAAAAEQAGFTLAVMSDHFFPWLDAQGHSPNAWATLGAVSQVTSSLELMTYVTCPIGRYHPAVVAQQAATVGLLSNGRFTLGLGSGENLNEHVIGGGWPGVNTRHEKLEEAVDIIGALFDGGYVTYAGKHYHVDSAKLWDLPEARVPIGVAVSGAQSVAAFAPKAEVMISTEPDPELGQGWDAASASGSPARKVGQLPISWDADRDAAVQRAHEQFRWFAGGWKVNAEIPSTAGFAAASQFVRPEDVAGQIPCGTDIDAVVKALKPFAEAGFTDVALVQIGGDQQKSFLEAAEKELLPAVRAVFGQK
- a CDS encoding glutamate--cysteine ligase, with protein sequence MSLSRRRTVGVEEEFLLVDDHGVPSPAASQVTAGAHEGIEHELQQEQAETGSLPRTELAQLAEDLETRRDGLGRLAADHGVHVAGLGTSPVNAEPTLYPDERYRRMVTDYRTTAAEVLTCGCHVHVGIGSPQEGIAVINGIQPWLSVLLALSANSPYWHGTDTGYASYRRQVQDRWPISGPTGAFHDPDEYQALVDTLIRSGVILDVGMIYFDARLSARYPTVEIRVADVGTEPDSAVALAALCRALVDSAVSGTPWPSARPEVLRGAAWRASRYGLTGDLVDPMTGQPVPAPNRVQQLVDRVRPALIRNGDLDRVETALHQVLERGTGAERQRAAYARRESLSDVVLDAVERGRPVRSGPVDHV